CGGTATATGGTTGAGTCGACACCTCGTAGACCTTATTTTGATCTTAATGTTGGTGAAACTGAACAAAATATGGCGATGAGACGTAGGTTGTTGTCTAAGCTTTTGGAAAACAGCGGAGTTTTGCCTCTTTCTATGGCAGTTTTCCCTAGAATGGGTTGTGAAGGTTTTACTAATTTACAAAATCCCTGGTCGCATAAGAATTGTATCAGTAGGTCACTTTATCTTCCAGATGAGATAATTAATAGACATGCTAGATTTCCGACTTTGACGGCGAATATCCGTATTAGAAGAGGAGAAAAGGTTTGTATTAATGTTCCAATGTACTGTGACACCAATACGCCTGCTGTTGATGATACTGTTTATCAGCGGACATGGTTTGATCGCGAGGACCGGGAGTCTATCGTTGCTTCTAAGCCGGGAAACATATATATGGACTCAATGGGATTTGGAATGGGATGTTCTTGTTTACAGGAAACGTTTTCTGCCCCTAATGTTGATGCAGCCCGTTACTTATATGATGGGTTGGTTAACATAGCTCCGATTATGCTTGCTGTGTCTGCTTCTTCGCCGTTTTTTAAAGGTTGGTTGGCAGAATGGGATGTTCGGTGGAATATCATAGCCAATGCTGTAGACGATCGGACGCCGTTTGAGCGAGGTGAGGAGCCTCTAACAAATTCCGTTTATGGCGGGATCGCAAAAGAGAAGAAAGCTAAAACTCAGCGTATTCAGAAATCCAGGTACAGCGTTACAGACCTTTACCTTGGTGGAAATCGTTTCTTTAAGCGTGAGATGAACGATGCTCCAGTCGCCATCAACGAAGATGCGTATGCAATGATGGTAGACAATGACATTTTCAAGATGGATGAAGACTTAGCCCGTCATTTTGCTCATTTATTTGTCAGAGACCCATTGGTTATCTATAATGAGTCATTAGAACAAGATAACCTTACTCAAACAGATCATTTTGAAAATATCCAATCAACGAATTGGCAAACGCTACGGTTCAAGCCTCCTGTTCAAAGTGCCACTCCGGAAAACACCTCTGCAGTTGGGTGGAGAGTGGAATTTCGTCCTTTGGAGGTTCAACTAACCGATTTTGAGAATGCTGCCTTTGCGACATTTTTGTATTTGATCGTGAAGTGTTTATTGGTGTTTTCTGATGACATCAATCCATATGTGCCAATTTCAAAAGTCTGGGAAAATATGGATACTGCACATGTACGGGACAGTGTTTTGAAGTGCGACTTCCATTGGAAAAGATCCTTCTCAGCTGATTCCGACTATACTACGGCTCTCTATAATCTAGATGATATCTTCCACAATCCTCAAAGTGGTATATTTCCAACTTTTATTGACCGCATTCTGAGACACGAAGGATATGTTGCCAGAACTTGGAAAGAACTAAAGCACTCAAAAAACGAGGATGGCAATTGTAAACGTTTGTACTACTACTTGAAGCTAGTGTCTGATAGAGCAAAAGGCAGTTTACCGACTACAGCTAGATATATGCGTGATGTCGTTTTAAACCACCCTGACTACCAGAAAGACTCTCGGATTACTAAAAAGATGAACTATGATATTATGAGGCTAGCTCAACGCTTGACAAATTTGGATGATACTTACAACGATGTAACACAATTTTTGGGAAGCGAACTGGGCACTTATGTGATCAATCATGCGCTCTGAAACTGTAATACAACATTTGTTTCCAAATGCTTCTAATACATAGTCTACCAGCATGTGCATATATATCTCATTATAGTCACGGTCTCCTTAATAGTAAAGGAACGTGAGTACCTGCCATACATTTAATTAATCAAACAGTAATTTACACTTAATCCTCGCTTTTAAATTCGTAATGTTAAAAATCATTTAAAATCGTAAGCAATTAATTACAAACAAAAATGTAAATATTTACATGAAAATAGGTTAAAATGCGTCCTTAAGGACTTCACTCTGCCGTGCCCTCGTGAGAGGATTCATTCCTAGATATTGCATGTGAAGTGTTCCACTACCTTTCGTTAACATACGCAGCTTGTTCATATATGACATCATGTCCCTAAGAGGAACCTCAGCTATAATGATTTTCTTCGTATGCGTGCCAGTATTGACCTTCGCCAACTGTAAGGTATGGTCAGCTGGCAGGTACTGCTTTTCTGCAAAGGATCGGAATTGGTAGTCTAAAGAGTCTTTTGAAGTTATATCTGTCGACCAAACATACTCGTCCTCAATTGAAAGAATATTCGCATTACGTGCTGCTGTAAGGTCTTGAACAACAATTCCAACATCTTTTTCATGCACCGTAACCTCTATTTGCATAATAGGTTCAAGCATCAAGTAGTTTTCATCGGGTATCTCCTCTAAAGTCGACAGCATCAATGATCTAGACAACTGTAACAATGAGCCGACTGATGTAGCATCAGTAGGCATATCCCAATCCTTAATACGCACCACAGTAGAATGCAAAGGATAATTGGCTATTTTTCCACCTCTTTGTAATGCTACAATGCAACTTGGAATAAATGCATTTACAATAGATTGGTATGTTACCTGGTAGGGCCAATTGTACTGGTTGTATTTTCGATGACGTTCCAGCACCATGTAATTATTATCAGATCCAAGAGGATACCATTTTTCACCTCTGTTAGGATTTTCTAACTCTGTCTTGTCAAGCACTCCCAGTTGAATGGATACTTTATAACCTGCGTCGTTGCTAATAGTTTTGACAGAGCTAACAGTGTTCAATGTTTCTTTATATGAAACAAACACTTTCCCTACGTTCACTGGAGCATGGAATTCGTTCAGAAGTCTATCTGTTGCAATCTCCAAGTGAAGTTCTCCCATACCATTTAGTAGAGTCTGTCCTGATTCTTCATCCCGGGTGATGAGCAATGATGGATCTTCTCTAGACAGCTGCGAAAGCGCGTCATCCATAGCTTTCTTGTTACCACGCGTATGTGGTTCAATAGCAGCACTAAATACTGGAGGAGGGATCTCAATAGGATGTATGCATAAAGTTAGCTCATTCTTTTTATTCAATGAGCGTACTCCATCCTTTACCCGAGAATGTGATACAATAGTGTCACCGGTACGAACATGTTCAGATACCGTACTACCAACCAAAACACCAAGTTCACCAGGATATAGCGCTTTAACAGCTTCGGTTACATTGGCATGCATCTTGACAAGGCTGCCTAACTTAAACTTAACACCAGTACTTGTATTGAACGCCGTGTGACCAGAAACCAAAACACCAGAATATACCCTAACAAATATCATTATACCCCTAATACTGTCAGTTATGACTTTGAAAGCCAAAGCAACACACAAATTAGGGTTCTTATTAACAAATAATCCCACCTTAGGATCGAAAACCGCTGGTAAgttttcattattaaatTTAGGCTTGGTAGCTTCCAGTGGAGACGGCAAGTACTTAACAATAGCATCCAGCAGTGGCTGAACCCCAATGTTTCTAAATGATGCTCCACACAAAATTGGCGTCGCATAGTGTGATAGTGTGGCCTTTCTAACACTGTTATCCAAAACGTTAGCAGGAATCTTCATGTAATCACCTTCAGCAGTCTCTAAAAAGTAATTCAACAGCTCCTCGTCGATCTCGCTCAAAGTTTCAACCAAAGATTCCCTGCATTTATGGACCTCTTCATAATGCTCGTCATTTTCCTCTACTGGTTTCACTTCGATCTTGTCCGGATCTTCGATATCCCATATTAACTTGCTCATATTAACTACATCCAAAACACCATAAAAAACCGGTTCTCTTGTTACACTGTCAACATGAAACATTGGCGTATTAATTAAGAGTGGTCGAACATTCATTTTAACAATTAGCTCTTTAACAGTTCTGCTATATCCTGCGCCTATCCTGTCCATTTTATTTATAAAGCACACTTTGGGAATCCCAACGGCTTGTTTCCAGACCTTTTCAGTCTGCGATTCTACACCTGCAACAGCATCTAGAATAGTCACACACCCATCTAGGACCTTCAGCGATCTGATGACTTCGAAAGTGAAATCTGCGTGCCCCGGCGTATCGATGAGATTTATGTCATATTCCTTTTGCCACTTAAAAGAAATAGCTGCACTCTGAATGGTAATACCTCTAGATCGCTCTTGCGGCAAGTAGTCAGTTATTGTATCCCCTTGGTCCACGTTACCTATCCTGTTAATTTTACCGCTATAGTATAGCATTCGCTCCGTCGTGGTAGTCTTCCCAGCATCGATATGAGCGATAACACCAATATTTCTGATCTTATTGATGTCAGCCTTGGTCGCATAGCCTCTTAAAAGCCTTAGGAATACCATAGTTTCCCAATTAACGCTTCAACTTGGGTTAGCGGTTTAGTAATAGTAGCACATTAATAGCGGCCatagaaaatttttggcTTCAAATGAGCTTAATACTTGTGAAGTTATCAACTCGCTCAATAAAACAAGGCTCGAAGACATAAATAGCTGATCAGAGGCGAATTAGTTGCGATGGAAGGTAAATTTAACATTACTGAAACTTATCTAAAGTTTTTGGAGGAAGATAGTGAGATGACCATGCCTATCGCGGCAATTGAAGCATTGGTTATGATGTTAAAGGTCAAGAATCCTAGTACATCTGCAGAAATGATCAATTCAGTAAAGTCTTCAACACGGGAACTGACTACATCTATTCCAAGCTCCATATCGCTTACGGCTGGTTGTGATATTTTTATGAGATTTGTGCTTAAGAATACTGATTTATATGGTGATTGGGAAAGCTGTAAGCAGCATTTAATAGAAAATGGACAGCTATTCGTTTCAAGAGCGAAGAAATCCCGTGACAAAATAGCGAAGATTGGTTTAGATTTCATTACTGATGACGATATTATCTTGGTTCATGGATTTTCCAGAGTTGTGTACTTCTTGCTAAGCCATGCAGCAGATAAGTTAATTAGGTTTAGGTGTGTTGTAACGGAGGCTAGACCCACACAGCAAGGTAAGCAGATGTACAGTATGTTACAAAAGAAGGGGATTCCAGTAAAGATGCTTGTAGATAGTGCAGTTGGGTCTATCATCCACAAGATCGACAAAGTTTTCGTTGGAGCTGAAGGTGTCGCCGAATCTGGCGGTATTATCAATTTAGTTGGAACGTATTCAGTGGGAGTTTTGGCTAAAAATGCTAGAAAGCCATTCTACGTTGTTAGTGAATCGCACAAGTTTGTTCGTATGTTCCCCTTATCCCCTGATGATTTGCCAATGGAGAGAGACCCTCTAGACTTCAGCCAGAACGATACATCTGAACTACTCTCCAGCCCTTCCATCGACTACACCTCCCATGAAAACATTACAGCATTGATCACTGATCTCGGTGTCCTAACTCCTAGTGCAGTTTCTGAAGAACTGATCAAGATGTGGTACGATTAAACTACTTGCACATAGCAAAGGTTATGTAAAATGTATATTATGATTTAATACTTTGCGTATAATTAATAACGGCTATATAAGCTTTTTCAAGTAGTCCGTAGCGTCCTCCAGAGGTTTCAGTGGTTCACGAGCCTCCTCAGTGATGATTTCGGCCATAAAACTATCAATAGTGTCCTCTTTCCATGCAAATTCTTGGCTCTGTTCGTCTTCTGCAATCCGATGCGCCAACAACGAGCCACCCAACCGGTTCTGATTAGCCTCACTAGAGCTCTTAACAGACATTGTCACGACTTGGGCCTTAGGAGCCGTCCCATTCGACCCACTCGAACCAGTTCTAGCGCTCATATCATCCTGTCTCCTCTGTTGTTGCTGGTGGCTTTGATCTATGTATTTGAAGTACGGCCTCATCTGCGCCACGCTTTCGACCGGAAGCAAATACAATTCTCCGTCATGCATTAATCCAACGTATTGTCCGTCATTCTGAACACCAACTCCCCTCAAGGTCTGAACCTCTACATCATTCCATTCCTCCTTGGCACGATCTGTATTAAAGAAATATTCCGTATTGAGAGGAATATCCATCTCCAGTAGAGAACTCTTTTCCTTGTAACGAACTTCTTTGACTGGGGGATGATCTATTAGCCTTCTACCTAGTTTTTTTGGCTTATTAGCATATTGTAAAACGTGAAGTGGACATGGACCGTGGACTAAATTGACTGCAATTTCCTCTACAACTGGGTCATCACTTGAATCATTTGCAGGATTACCGTATGGATGTTCTATAACATTATCGTTGACCGTATTCTCTTGTACATCATCTTTAAATTCCTCTACAACAAATAGATTCTTCTCCATAGCTTCAAGAAGCACACTATTACTCTAAACGACGCTTCTTTAATAGGTTGATACTATCATTCTTGTAATATGGATGAGAAGGTTTAAAGCGTATTTCTTTTTTAGTTGAAAAATTCTACAAAGGGCAtcgatgagatgagcttATTACTTACATACCTTCATAAGTCAAGAAAGAGCTATCTCAGTGTGAAATGGCCatggatgatgatgatgggCTTATGCTCGTAAACTTTTCAACAAGTGTTGACAACAATGCAAGTTCTTCTAAACAAATAAAGGTGACAGGAGGTAAATGGAAAGACCGTCGAAAGTTAAAATTAAAGCTTGAAGGCCGAGAAAGGCGGAACAAGAGGCCTTTAGATGTTAAAGAAGATCAAATTGAGGTATCTGGTGGTTTTGCAACCAAAAAACCTCATTTAGAGGACACTCTGGCTAAAGAGAAATCTGTTAAGAGCCAACCCATTCAGATAAATTCTCAAATAGTCTCCTCACTTTTTACTTCCAACAGACAGATCAATACATCAGTGAACAGCAATGAGCGCGATGGGTCGGCAGAAGTGAATCCTTCGAACGCGCCTATGATGCGGGACTCATTTGAAGCTCTTGGCATTAGCTTGCCGTTGGTAAGCCATCTAAAAAATGTGCTAAAGGTGGAAAAGCCAATGAAGATCCAAATGCTGGCTATTCCGGAGCTGCTAAAAGCCAATAATGACTTGTTTATTCATGCTCAGACGGGTTCTGGTAAGACTTTGGCTTTTATGCTGCCGATTCTGCAGACGATCCTTTCTATGGAGGAACGCATAGACAGGAAGAGTGGTTGTTTTGCGATGATTATTGCACCTACCAGAGAGTTGGCGCAGCAGATGTTTGCCGTTGCTAGTCCCTTGATGCAGTTTTGCCACTATCTGGTGCCTTGCTTGCTTATTGGTGGTGAGAGAAAGAAGTCAGAGAAAGCGAGGCTTAGAAAGGGCTGTAACTTCATCATAGGGACACCAGGTCGTATCTTGGACCATCTACAGAACACCAAGAGTATCCGTCGCGATCTAGCACTGTCATTGCGGTACCTGGTGCTTGACGAAGGTGACAAGCTGATGGAATTGGGTTTCGAGAAGACCATTAATGAGATCCTAGATATTATTCACGATGTACCTTGTGACAACTCGCGATTCGCAAAGTTGCCTACCAGAATTACCCATGTCCTCTGTAGTGCGACAAGAAAAGGTCATGTCAATAAGCTCGGCAACATTG
The Eremothecium sinecaudum strain ATCC 58844 chromosome II, complete sequence DNA segment above includes these coding regions:
- the GSH1 gene encoding glutamate--cysteine ligase (Syntenic homolog of Ashbya gossypii AFR086C; Syntenic homolog of Saccharomyces cerevisiae YJL101C (GSH1)), with amino-acid sequence MGLLSSGTPLTWIESRKYNDYVRENGLKQLLYVFKFCSRRTGDPLYWGDEIEYLLCQLNDGTKEACLTLNHDSVIDDLNGKYNKECEDLNLKFHPEYGRYMVESTPRRPYFDLNVGETEQNMAMRRRLLSKLLENSGVLPLSMAVFPRMGCEGFTNLQNPWSHKNCISRSLYLPDEIINRHARFPTLTANIRIRRGEKVCINVPMYCDTNTPAVDDTVYQRTWFDREDRESIVASKPGNIYMDSMGFGMGCSCLQETFSAPNVDAARYLYDGLVNIAPIMLAVSASSPFFKGWLAEWDVRWNIIANAVDDRTPFERGEEPLTNSVYGGIAKEKKAKTQRIQKSRYSVTDLYLGGNRFFKREMNDAPVAINEDAYAMMVDNDIFKMDEDLARHFAHLFVRDPLVIYNESLEQDNLTQTDHFENIQSTNWQTLRFKPPVQSATPENTSAVGWRVEFRPLEVQLTDFENAAFATFLYLIVKCLLVFSDDINPYVPISKVWENMDTAHVRDSVLKCDFHWKRSFSADSDYTTALYNLDDIFHNPQSGIFPTFIDRILRHEGYVARTWKELKHSKNEDGNCKRLYYYLKLVSDRAKGSLPTTARYMRDVVLNHPDYQKDSRITKKMNYDIMRLAQRLTNLDDTYNDVTQFLGSELGTYVINHAL
- the MEF2 gene encoding mitochondrial elongation factor MEF2 (Syntenic homolog of Ashbya gossypii AFR085W; Syntenic homolog of Saccharomyces cerevisiae YJL102W (MEF2)), which produces MVFLRLLRGYATKADINKIRNIGVIAHIDAGKTTTTERMLYYSGKINRIGNVDQGDTITDYLPQERSRGITIQSAAISFKWQKEYDINLIDTPGHADFTFEVIRSLKVLDGCVTILDAVAGVESQTEKVWKQAVGIPKVCFINKMDRIGAGYSRTVKELIVKMNVRPLLINTPMFHVDSVTREPVFYGVLDVVNMSKLIWDIEDPDKIEVKPVEENDEHYEEVHKCRESLVETLSEIDEELLNYFLETAEGDYMKIPANVLDNSVRKATLSHYATPILCGASFRNIGVQPLLDAIVKYLPSPLEATKPKFNNENLPAVFDPKVGLFVNKNPNLCVALAFKVITDSIRGIMIFVRVYSGVLVSGHTAFNTSTGVKFKLGSLVKMHANVTEAVKALYPGELGVLVGSTVSEHVRTGDTIVSHSRVKDGVRSLNKKNELTLCIHPIEIPPPVFSAAIEPHTRGNKKAMDDALSQLSREDPSLLITRDEESGQTLLNGMGELHLEIATDRLLNEFHAPVNVGKVFVSYKETLNTVSSVKTISNDAGYKVSIQLGVLDKTELENPNRGEKWYPLGSDNNYMVLERHRKYNQYNWPYQVTYQSIVNAFIPSCIVALQRGGKIANYPLHSTVVRIKDWDMPTDATSVGSLLQLSRSLMLSTLEEIPDENYLMLEPIMQIEVTVHEKDVGIVVQDLTAARNANILSIEDEYVWSTDITSKDSLDYQFRSFAEKQYLPADHTLQLAKVNTGTHTKKIIIAEVPLRDMMSYMNKLRMLTKGSGTLHMQYLGMNPLTRARQSEVLKDAF
- the GCN3 gene encoding translation initiation factor eIF2B subunit alpha (Syntenic homolog of Ashbya gossypii AFR084C; Syntenic homolog of Saccharomyces cerevisiae YKR026C (GCN3)) is translated as MEGKFNITETYLKFLEEDSEMTMPIAAIEALVMMLKVKNPSTSAEMINSVKSSTRELTTSIPSSISLTAGCDIFMRFVLKNTDLYGDWESCKQHLIENGQLFVSRAKKSRDKIAKIGLDFITDDDIILVHGFSRVVYFLLSHAADKLIRFRCVVTEARPTQQGKQMYSMLQKKGIPVKMLVDSAVGSIIHKIDKVFVGAEGVAESGGIINLVGTYSVGVLAKNARKPFYVVSESHKFVRMFPLSPDDLPMERDPLDFSQNDTSELLSSPSIDYTSHENITALITDLGVLTPSAVSEELIKMWYD
- the RPC37 gene encoding DNA-directed RNA polymerase III subunit C37 (Syntenic homolog of Ashbya gossypii AFR083W; Syntenic homolog of Saccharomyces cerevisiae YKR025W (RPC37)), with protein sequence MEKNLFVVEEFKDDVQENTVNDNVIEHPYGNPANDSSDDPVVEEIAVNLVHGPCPLHVLQYANKPKKLGRRLIDHPPVKEVRYKEKSSLLEMDIPLNTEYFFNTDRAKEEWNDVEVQTLRGVGVQNDGQYVGLMHDGELYLLPVESVAQMRPYFKYIDQSHQQQQRRQDDMSARTGSSGSNGTAPKAQVVTMSVKSSSEANQNRLGGSLLAHRIAEDEQSQEFAWKEDTIDSFMAEIITEEAREPLKPLEDATDYLKKLI